One genomic window of Anaeromyxobacter diazotrophicus includes the following:
- a CDS encoding acetylornithine transaminase, which produces MTQNEAFAERAKKALTPNYRPQPVAIVRGQGVRVWDADGKEYLDFIGGVAVDALGHCHPALVKALEEQARTVWHVSNHFTIARQVELAEALLAKVPWARRAFFCNSGAEANEAMLKLARKFHADRGHPERHEIVACKDSFHGRTLFTVTAGGQEKYQHGFEPLVPGVRHVPYGDVAALEAALTDRTAGFIVEPVLGEAGVIPAPEGYLRAARELTRRAGALLCLDEVQTGVGRTGRWWAHEWDGVVPDLMSSAKALGGGFPIGALLATEEVGTHLSAGSHGTTFGGNPLACAVALAVLRELDGGVLARSVPVAQRLRDGLAALARTGRVREVRGRGMLLGTLLRGVAAPEVARLCRERGLLVNPIGEDVIRMAPALTLTPAEADEALACFTAALAAAPEKASA; this is translated from the coding sequence ATGACGCAGAACGAGGCGTTCGCCGAGCGCGCGAAGAAGGCGCTCACCCCCAACTACCGGCCCCAGCCCGTCGCCATCGTGCGCGGCCAGGGCGTGCGCGTCTGGGACGCCGACGGCAAGGAGTACCTCGACTTCATCGGCGGCGTGGCGGTGGACGCGCTCGGCCACTGCCACCCGGCGCTGGTGAAGGCGCTCGAGGAGCAGGCGCGCACCGTCTGGCACGTCTCGAACCACTTCACCATCGCGCGCCAGGTCGAGCTGGCCGAGGCGCTCCTCGCCAAGGTCCCCTGGGCGCGCCGCGCGTTCTTCTGCAACAGCGGCGCCGAGGCGAACGAGGCGATGCTCAAGCTGGCGCGGAAGTTCCACGCCGACCGCGGCCACCCCGAGCGCCACGAGATCGTCGCCTGCAAGGACTCCTTCCACGGCCGGACGCTCTTCACGGTCACCGCCGGCGGGCAGGAGAAGTACCAGCACGGCTTCGAGCCGCTGGTGCCGGGCGTGCGGCACGTGCCCTACGGCGACGTCGCCGCGCTCGAGGCCGCGTTGACCGACCGCACCGCCGGCTTCATCGTCGAGCCGGTGCTGGGCGAGGCCGGCGTCATCCCGGCGCCCGAGGGCTACCTGCGCGCGGCGCGCGAGCTCACGCGGCGGGCGGGGGCGCTGCTCTGCCTCGACGAGGTGCAGACCGGCGTCGGCCGCACCGGCCGCTGGTGGGCGCACGAGTGGGACGGCGTCGTGCCCGACCTCATGTCGAGCGCCAAGGCGCTGGGCGGCGGCTTCCCCATCGGCGCGCTCCTCGCCACCGAGGAGGTGGGGACGCACCTCTCCGCCGGCAGCCACGGCACGACCTTCGGCGGCAACCCGCTCGCCTGCGCGGTGGCGCTGGCGGTGCTGCGCGAGCTGGACGGCGGCGTGCTGGCGCGGTCCGTCCCGGTCGCGCAGCGCCTGCGCGACGGCCTGGCGGCGCTGGCGCGGACCGGCCGCGTGCGCGAGGTGCGCGGCCGCGGGATGCTGCTCGGCACCCTGCTCCGGGGCGTGGCCGCCCCGGAGGTGGCCCGGCTCTGCCGCGAGCGCGGGCTGCTCGTGAACCCCATCGGCGAGGACGTCATCCGCATGGCGCCCGCGCTCACGCTCACCCCCGCCGAGGCGGACGAGGCGCTCGCGTGCTTCACCGCCGCGCTGGCCGCCGCCCCGGAGAAGGCCTCGGCATGA
- a CDS encoding TraR/DksA family transcriptional regulator, with protein sequence MRAKELDALKDDLLRRRRTILETAERAQEELDALRGAERDPEFEEGAQSEHEQYTLALLGEAQRKQVAMIDAALARIAHGEYGVCFDCGTDIDPKRLQVLPFALLCTDCATRRERGTAAALQGPTI encoded by the coding sequence GTGCGAGCGAAGGAACTGGACGCCCTGAAGGACGACCTGCTGCGACGGCGCCGCACCATCCTGGAGACCGCGGAGCGGGCGCAGGAGGAGCTGGACGCGCTGCGCGGCGCCGAGCGCGACCCCGAGTTCGAGGAGGGGGCGCAGAGCGAGCACGAGCAGTACACGCTGGCGCTGCTGGGCGAGGCGCAGCGCAAGCAGGTCGCCATGATCGACGCCGCCCTGGCGCGCATCGCGCACGGGGAGTACGGCGTCTGCTTCGACTGCGGCACCGACATCGACCCGAAGCGGCTGCAGGTGCTGCCCTTCGCGCTGCTCTGCACCGACTGCGCGACCCGCCGCGAGCGCGGCACGGCGGCGGCGCTGCAAGGGCCGACGATCTGA
- the trmFO gene encoding methylenetetrahydrofolate--tRNA-(uracil(54)-C(5))-methyltransferase (FADH(2)-oxidizing) TrmFO, translating into MSDERRVTVVGGGLAGSEAAWQLARAGVPVTLREMKPGRRSPAHHLDGLAELVCSNSLRSDNPDNAVGLLHEELRRLGSLVLAAADATRVPAGDALAVDRVRFSAAVTERLTAHPLVRVAHEEVTALPEGPAPTVIATGPLTGDALAEAIAEACGGRLHFYDAIAPIVAADSIDPAIAYAKSRYDKGGGADYLNLPFDEPQYRAFVAALLAGEKVAPHAFEEPSYFEGCLPIEVMAERGPDVLAYGPMKPVGLEDPRTGRRPFAVAQLRREDEAGTAYNLVGFQTRLTWPAQRRIFRELMPGLARAEFVRMGQIHRNTFIEAPRLLAPDLSHRERPHLFFAGQITGVEGYVESTACGLLAARAVLDRLAGRPFRPPPPATALGALHRHLTGAAHPPETPYQPTNVVFALFPPLEGRHRGKAARKQAHAARARQELATWLA; encoded by the coding sequence ATGAGCGACGAGCGGCGGGTCACGGTGGTGGGCGGCGGCCTCGCGGGCAGCGAGGCGGCGTGGCAGCTGGCGCGCGCCGGCGTCCCGGTGACCCTGCGCGAGATGAAGCCCGGGCGCCGCTCGCCGGCGCACCACCTCGACGGGCTGGCCGAGCTCGTCTGCTCGAACTCCCTGCGCTCGGACAACCCCGACAACGCGGTCGGGCTCCTGCACGAGGAGCTGCGGCGGCTCGGCAGCCTCGTGCTCGCCGCCGCCGACGCCACCCGGGTCCCGGCGGGCGACGCGCTGGCCGTCGATCGGGTGCGGTTCAGCGCCGCGGTGACCGAGCGCCTCACGGCGCACCCGCTCGTGCGGGTGGCGCACGAGGAGGTGACCGCGCTCCCGGAGGGACCTGCACCGACCGTGATCGCGACCGGCCCGCTCACCGGGGACGCGCTCGCCGAGGCCATCGCGGAGGCGTGCGGGGGGCGGCTCCACTTCTACGACGCGATCGCCCCCATCGTGGCGGCGGACTCGATCGACCCGGCCATCGCCTACGCGAAGTCGCGGTACGACAAGGGCGGCGGCGCCGACTACCTCAACCTCCCGTTCGACGAGCCGCAGTACCGCGCGTTCGTGGCGGCGCTCCTCGCCGGCGAGAAGGTGGCGCCGCACGCCTTCGAGGAGCCCAGCTACTTCGAGGGTTGCCTGCCCATCGAGGTCATGGCCGAGCGCGGCCCGGACGTGCTCGCCTACGGACCGATGAAGCCGGTGGGACTCGAGGACCCGCGCACCGGGCGCCGCCCGTTCGCGGTGGCGCAGCTCCGCCGCGAGGACGAGGCGGGGACGGCCTACAACCTGGTGGGCTTCCAGACGCGGCTCACCTGGCCCGCGCAGCGGCGCATCTTCCGGGAGCTCATGCCCGGCCTCGCCCGCGCCGAGTTCGTCCGCATGGGGCAGATTCACCGCAACACCTTCATCGAGGCGCCGCGCCTGCTCGCGCCCGACCTGTCGCACCGCGAGCGGCCGCACCTGTTCTTCGCCGGCCAGATCACCGGCGTCGAGGGGTACGTCGAGTCCACCGCCTGCGGGCTCCTGGCCGCGCGGGCCGTGCTGGACCGGCTCGCGGGTCGCCCGTTCCGGCCCCCGCCTCCGGCCACCGCGCTCGGCGCGCTCCACCGGCACCTCACCGGCGCCGCCCACCCGCCGGAGACGCCCTACCAGCCGACCAACGTCGTCTTCGCGCTGTTCCCGCCGCTCGAGGGGCGCCACCGCGGCAAGGCCGCCCGCAAGCAGGCGCACGCCGCGCGCGCGCGCCAGGAGCTCGCCACATGGCTCGCCTGA
- the xerC gene encoding tyrosine recombinase XerC: protein MPLDLAAQPLELQRFATHLTSERRGSPHTAKAYLTDLAQYAAYLAGRGLPLVPSSPAAVRGFIAHASAECGPVSIGRKLSALRSFYKFLVREGLAPSNPARAVSSPKRPKKLPEVLPEEEVAALVESPKLAAPLELRDRAFLELLYASGLRVSELTGLDLPDLDLAQGLVRVFGKRSKERVVPFGSAARAALARWLDEGRPVLAAGPDGARARRAVFLNYRGGRLSQRSVARRLSRAVLASGLPRHVHPHVLRHCFATHLLGNGADLRAIQELLGHASLSTTQRYTHLDWKRLAEVYDQAHPRAK, encoded by the coding sequence GTGCCGCTCGACCTCGCCGCCCAGCCGCTGGAGCTCCAGCGGTTCGCCACCCACCTCACGAGCGAGCGGCGCGGCTCGCCGCACACCGCGAAGGCCTACCTGACGGACCTGGCCCAGTACGCGGCCTACCTCGCGGGGCGGGGCCTCCCGCTCGTGCCCTCCTCCCCGGCGGCGGTGCGCGGCTTCATCGCGCACGCCTCGGCGGAGTGCGGGCCGGTGTCGATCGGCCGCAAGCTCTCGGCGCTGCGCAGCTTCTACAAGTTCCTCGTCCGCGAGGGCCTCGCGCCGTCGAACCCGGCCCGGGCGGTGTCGAGCCCGAAGCGCCCGAAGAAGCTGCCGGAGGTGCTGCCGGAGGAGGAGGTGGCGGCGCTGGTGGAGTCGCCGAAGCTGGCGGCCCCGCTCGAGCTGCGCGACCGCGCCTTCCTGGAGCTCCTCTACGCGAGCGGCCTGCGCGTCTCCGAGCTGACGGGGCTCGATCTCCCGGACCTGGATCTGGCCCAGGGACTGGTGCGCGTGTTCGGCAAGCGGAGCAAGGAGCGCGTGGTGCCGTTCGGCTCCGCGGCGCGGGCGGCGCTGGCGCGCTGGCTGGACGAGGGCCGCCCGGTGCTCGCCGCGGGCCCGGACGGCGCCCGCGCGCGCCGCGCCGTGTTCCTCAACTACCGTGGCGGGCGCCTGTCGCAGCGCTCGGTGGCGCGCCGCCTCTCCCGCGCGGTGCTGGCGAGCGGCCTCCCGCGCCACGTCCACCCCCACGTCCTGCGCCACTGCTTCGCCACCCACCTCCTCGGCAACGGCGCCGACCTGCGCGCCATCCAGGAGCTCCTGGGCCACGCCTCGCTCTCGACCACCCAGCGCTACACCCACCTCGACTGGAAGCGCCTCGCCGAGGTCTACGACCAGGCGCACCCGCGGGCGAAGTAG
- the hslU gene encoding ATP-dependent protease ATPase subunit HslU, whose product MDPRNLTPREIVAELDRYIVGQASAKRAVAIALRNRWRRQHVAADLKDEILPKNIVMIGPTGVGKTEIARRLARLAGAPFVKVEASKFTEVGYVGRDVDSMVRDLVEAAVKLVKEEEMERLAGRAREAAEEKVLDALGFGGGAFGLGFRGAMQRVRGEGEPERPQQGTAGRERARAQLRAGTLDEEDVEVEVAEKGAPFLPIMAPGMEDMAQGLNDMMSQLGNNPILSMLGGGPKKRKRRLKVKEALGVLTEDEASRMVDMERVTREALDRAQNAGIIFIDEIDKIAGRDGGHGPDVSRGGVQRDLLPIVEGSNVNTKYGMVKTDHVLFIAAGAFHVTKVSDLIPELQGRFPIRVELEPLRREDLVRILEEPQNSLVKQYVALLATEGVDLQISREAIEEVARIAAEVNERMENIGARRLHTVMERLLDEISFDATEKRGQRLAIDPKYVRERLASVLADEDLSRYIL is encoded by the coding sequence GTGGATCCCCGGAACCTCACCCCGCGCGAGATCGTCGCGGAGCTCGACCGCTACATCGTCGGGCAGGCGAGCGCGAAGCGGGCGGTCGCCATCGCGCTGCGCAACCGCTGGCGGCGGCAGCACGTGGCGGCGGACCTGAAGGACGAGATCCTGCCCAAGAACATCGTCATGATCGGGCCGACGGGGGTGGGCAAGACCGAGATCGCGCGCCGCCTGGCGCGGCTCGCCGGCGCGCCCTTCGTGAAGGTCGAGGCCTCCAAGTTCACCGAGGTGGGCTACGTCGGGCGCGACGTGGACTCGATGGTGCGCGACCTGGTCGAGGCGGCGGTGAAGCTCGTCAAGGAGGAGGAGATGGAGCGCCTGGCCGGCCGGGCGCGCGAGGCGGCCGAGGAGAAGGTGCTCGACGCGCTCGGCTTCGGGGGCGGCGCCTTCGGCCTGGGCTTCCGCGGGGCGATGCAGCGGGTGCGCGGGGAGGGCGAGCCGGAGCGGCCGCAGCAGGGCACCGCCGGGCGGGAGCGGGCGCGGGCGCAGCTGCGCGCCGGCACGCTCGACGAGGAGGACGTCGAGGTCGAGGTGGCGGAGAAGGGGGCGCCCTTCCTGCCCATCATGGCCCCGGGGATGGAGGACATGGCCCAGGGGCTCAACGACATGATGAGCCAGCTCGGCAACAACCCCATCCTCTCCATGCTGGGGGGCGGGCCGAAGAAGCGGAAGCGCCGCCTCAAGGTGAAGGAGGCGCTGGGGGTCCTCACCGAGGACGAGGCCTCGCGGATGGTGGACATGGAGCGGGTGACGCGCGAGGCGCTCGACCGGGCGCAGAACGCCGGCATCATCTTCATCGACGAGATCGACAAGATCGCCGGGCGCGACGGCGGGCACGGCCCGGACGTGTCGCGCGGCGGCGTGCAGCGCGACCTCCTCCCCATCGTGGAGGGCTCGAACGTCAACACGAAGTACGGGATGGTGAAGACCGACCACGTGCTCTTCATCGCGGCCGGCGCCTTCCACGTCACCAAGGTCTCGGACCTCATCCCGGAGCTGCAGGGGCGCTTCCCCATCCGCGTGGAGCTGGAGCCGCTCCGCCGCGAGGATCTGGTGCGGATCCTGGAGGAGCCGCAGAACTCGCTGGTGAAGCAGTACGTGGCGCTCCTCGCCACGGAGGGGGTCGATCTGCAGATCTCGCGCGAGGCCATCGAGGAGGTCGCGCGCATCGCGGCCGAGGTGAACGAGCGCATGGAGAACATCGGGGCGCGCCGCCTGCACACGGTCATGGAGCGCCTCCTCGACGAGATCAGCTTCGACGCCACCGAGAAGCGCGGGCAGCGCCTCGCCATCGACCCGAAGTACGTGCGCGAGCGGCTGGCGAGCGTGCTCGCCGACGAGGATCTCTCGCGCTACATCCTGTGA
- the hslV gene encoding ATP-dependent protease subunit HslV: MFHGTTVLCVRREGSVVLAGDGQVTLDKTVMKSTAKKVRRLAEGQVLAGFAGATADAFQLFELFEKKLKEHARSLPRAAVELAKQWRTDRFLRRLEALLIVADREHTFVLSGAGDVIEPDVVPGGGVAAVGSGAPYALAAARALLAHSQLPARAVAEEAMKLAAEICIYTNDRLSFEEL, from the coding sequence ATGTTCCACGGCACCACCGTCCTGTGCGTCCGCCGCGAGGGGAGCGTCGTCCTGGCCGGCGACGGCCAGGTCACCCTCGACAAGACCGTCATGAAGTCCACCGCCAAGAAGGTCCGGCGCCTGGCCGAGGGGCAGGTGCTGGCCGGCTTCGCGGGGGCGACCGCCGACGCCTTCCAGCTCTTCGAGCTGTTCGAGAAGAAGCTCAAGGAGCACGCGCGCTCCCTGCCGCGGGCGGCGGTGGAGCTCGCGAAGCAGTGGCGCACCGACCGGTTCCTGCGCCGGCTGGAGGCCCTCCTCATCGTGGCGGACCGGGAGCACACCTTCGTGCTCTCCGGCGCGGGGGACGTCATCGAGCCGGACGTCGTGCCGGGCGGGGGCGTGGCGGCGGTGGGGTCGGGGGCGCCGTACGCGCTCGCCGCCGCGCGCGCGCTGCTCGCCCACTCGCAGCTCCCGGCCCGCGCGGTGGCGGAGGAGGCGATGAAGCTCGCCGCCGAGATCTGCATCTACACGAACGACCGGCTCTCGTTCGAGGAGCTCTAG
- a CDS encoding TolB family protein encodes MARLIAVLLGVALAAGCSRPAAPASRGRRLVEGEVLALRASPDGAQLAYLHGCRKLPDRSLPPGTAACALAVVPAQGGAAVEVASGVTTLPPGFGWSAEGHALAALGDYDHPRGRGALWIWSGGAPRRLAEGVTFYALARDGSRVGWAAQGQLFVAGIDGPPQPVAGAAGVSSLEFGGREGAALLARRAAVAGGELLAVSGQAAAPVAAAVRDYAFARGGEHFAFTAGPAQALTLASPGAPRPSPALGRDVQSFLFSPGGDAIAFVADAAPGRQGDLWVAPLAGGAPRRLGQKVGEPRWSARGERLAWLEDYEPRGRTGRLTLGGLDQKPRPVARNVSDFDLAAGGGAVAFLQHVTAGGYSVDLGLLRPDRDAQPWTVARGVFGFSFSPDGRWLYYRTACVREGEACDLYRVEVGAPAPAGAADGGTAPAKGELVAEGVKSFEFAPGRPDRLLVAWARKDRVALDLAVWEAGKLTAVDTYALPGSVQFLGSDARRLGYAVVDPKRPGVYVAELP; translated from the coding sequence ATGGCTCGCCTGATCGCGGTCCTCCTCGGCGTCGCCCTCGCGGCGGGGTGCTCCCGCCCCGCGGCGCCCGCCTCGCGGGGCCGGCGCCTCGTCGAGGGCGAGGTGCTCGCGCTGCGCGCCTCGCCCGACGGCGCGCAGCTCGCGTACCTGCACGGCTGCCGGAAGCTCCCGGACCGGAGCCTTCCCCCCGGGACCGCCGCCTGCGCGCTCGCCGTCGTCCCGGCGCAGGGCGGCGCGGCGGTCGAGGTCGCGAGCGGGGTCACCACCCTGCCGCCGGGGTTCGGCTGGAGCGCCGAGGGGCACGCCCTGGCCGCCCTCGGAGACTACGACCACCCGCGGGGTCGCGGCGCGCTGTGGATCTGGTCGGGCGGGGCGCCACGCCGGCTGGCCGAGGGCGTCACCTTCTACGCGCTCGCCCGGGACGGCTCGCGCGTCGGCTGGGCGGCGCAGGGGCAGCTCTTCGTGGCCGGCATCGACGGCCCGCCCCAGCCGGTGGCCGGCGCGGCGGGCGTGTCGAGCCTCGAGTTCGGCGGCCGCGAGGGCGCGGCGCTCCTGGCGCGGCGCGCGGCGGTGGCGGGGGGCGAGCTCCTGGCGGTGAGCGGCCAGGCGGCCGCGCCGGTGGCCGCCGCCGTCCGGGACTACGCGTTCGCCCGGGGCGGCGAGCACTTCGCCTTCACGGCGGGTCCAGCCCAGGCGCTGACGCTGGCGAGCCCCGGGGCCCCGCGCCCCTCCCCGGCGCTGGGGCGCGACGTGCAGTCGTTCCTGTTCTCGCCCGGCGGCGACGCGATCGCCTTCGTGGCGGACGCCGCGCCGGGCCGCCAGGGCGACCTGTGGGTGGCCCCGCTCGCCGGGGGTGCGCCGCGGAGGCTGGGGCAGAAGGTGGGCGAGCCGCGCTGGAGCGCCCGCGGCGAGCGGCTCGCCTGGCTGGAGGACTACGAGCCGCGCGGCCGGACCGGCCGGCTCACCCTGGGGGGGCTCGACCAGAAGCCGCGGCCGGTGGCGCGCAACGTCTCCGACTTCGACCTCGCCGCGGGCGGCGGGGCGGTGGCGTTCCTGCAGCACGTGACGGCGGGCGGCTACTCGGTGGACCTGGGGCTGCTCCGCCCGGACCGCGACGCGCAGCCGTGGACGGTGGCGCGGGGCGTGTTCGGCTTCTCCTTCTCCCCGGACGGCCGCTGGCTCTACTACCGCACCGCCTGCGTCCGCGAGGGCGAGGCGTGCGACCTCTACCGCGTCGAGGTGGGCGCCCCGGCGCCGGCGGGCGCCGCGGACGGGGGGACGGCCCCGGCGAAGGGCGAGCTCGTGGCGGAGGGGGTGAAGAGCTTCGAGTTCGCCCCGGGCCGCCCGGACCGGCTGCTCGTGGCGTGGGCGCGCAAGGACCGCGTCGCGCTCGACCTGGCGGTGTGGGAGGCGGGGAAGCTCACCGCGGTCGACACCTACGCGCTGCCGGGGTCGGTCCAGTTCCTGGGGAGCGACGCGCGCCGCCTCGGGTACGCCGTGGTGGACCCGAAGCGGCCGGGCGTGTACGTGGCCGAGCTCCCCTGA
- the argF gene encoding ornithine carbamoyltransferase, which produces MTGPTRQKRDFLRITDLSREELAELLERAAEWKLLGKGGPRPLERMSLGLVFEKASTRTRVSFQVGAHQLGADAVMLSPRDTQLGRGEPIKDTARVLSRYLDALVVRTFEHAKLEEMAHYASVPVVNALTDASHPCQILADLLTVSERFGADAPRRADLQVAWIGDGNNMANSWLEACAVLGFTLRLACPAGYDPDPALVARCAGKATVVRTPREAARGAQVVNTDVWASMGQEAEAAERQRRFAGFIVDRALLAEADRAAIVLHCLPAHRGEEIAEDVLEGPQSAVFDEAENRLHAQKALLELLLSPD; this is translated from the coding sequence ATGACCGGTCCCACCCGACAGAAGCGCGACTTCCTGCGCATCACCGACCTCTCCCGCGAGGAGCTCGCCGAGCTCCTGGAGCGCGCCGCCGAGTGGAAGCTGCTCGGCAAGGGCGGGCCGCGCCCGCTGGAGCGCATGTCCCTCGGGCTCGTGTTCGAGAAGGCCTCCACGCGGACGCGGGTGTCCTTCCAGGTGGGCGCGCACCAGCTCGGCGCGGACGCGGTCATGCTCTCGCCGCGCGACACCCAGCTCGGCCGCGGCGAGCCCATCAAGGACACCGCCCGCGTCCTCTCCCGCTACCTCGACGCGCTGGTGGTGCGCACGTTCGAGCACGCCAAGCTCGAGGAGATGGCGCACTACGCGAGCGTCCCGGTGGTGAACGCGCTCACCGACGCCTCGCACCCGTGCCAGATCCTGGCCGACCTGCTCACCGTGAGCGAGCGGTTCGGCGCGGACGCGCCGCGCCGCGCCGACCTCCAGGTGGCCTGGATCGGCGACGGCAACAACATGGCCAACTCCTGGCTGGAGGCGTGCGCCGTCCTCGGATTCACCCTCCGGCTGGCCTGCCCGGCCGGCTACGACCCCGACCCGGCGCTCGTCGCCCGCTGCGCCGGCAAGGCGACGGTGGTGCGCACCCCGCGGGAGGCTGCCCGGGGCGCGCAGGTGGTGAACACCGACGTGTGGGCCAGCATGGGCCAGGAGGCCGAGGCGGCGGAGCGGCAGCGCCGGTTCGCCGGGTTCATCGTGGACCGGGCGCTCCTGGCCGAGGCGGACCGCGCCGCGATCGTCCTGCACTGCCTGCCGGCGCACCGGGGCGAGGAGATCGCCGAGGACGTGCTGGAGGGGCCGCAGTCGGCCGTCTTCGACGAGGCCGAGAACCGCCTCCACGCCCAGAAGGCGCTGCTCGAGCTGCTCCTCTCCCCGGATTGA
- a CDS encoding J domain-containing protein, whose protein sequence is MPADRYASFVFPPAELAEDVDLPLELKKEILWLHAQLGELDHWALLGVRWNAPAEEARAAYLQRAKVFHPDRHAGRRLGSYLPRVERIFRALTAARDVLCDEGRRAEYARRTAPPEEFARLETRRLEGEARAGERRARLARSNPLVARAARVQELVARGKRALEEGKFTQAANDLLTATGLDPRHPEARALAEQARRRAGAEHARELYDQGLAADAVGRPGAGLAALREAAALDPGTPRYAIAASRAALAAGQPAEARALAEQAARVGPRDARAFEALGAALHAAGEPREARRALERALELDPELEGARALMKKLRWSFLG, encoded by the coding sequence GTGCCCGCCGACCGCTACGCCAGCTTCGTCTTCCCCCCGGCCGAGCTGGCCGAGGACGTGGATCTCCCGCTGGAGCTGAAGAAGGAGATCCTGTGGCTGCACGCCCAGCTGGGCGAGCTCGACCACTGGGCGCTGCTCGGCGTCCGGTGGAACGCGCCGGCCGAGGAGGCGCGCGCGGCGTACCTCCAGCGCGCGAAGGTCTTCCACCCGGACCGCCACGCCGGGCGGCGGCTCGGCTCCTACCTGCCGCGCGTCGAGCGCATCTTCCGCGCCCTGACGGCCGCCCGGGACGTCCTCTGCGACGAGGGGCGCCGCGCCGAGTACGCCCGGCGCACGGCGCCGCCCGAGGAGTTCGCGCGCCTCGAGACGCGCCGGCTCGAGGGCGAGGCGCGCGCCGGCGAGCGGCGGGCGCGGCTCGCCCGGTCGAACCCGCTGGTGGCCCGGGCGGCGCGGGTCCAGGAGCTCGTCGCCCGCGGCAAGCGCGCGCTCGAGGAGGGGAAGTTCACCCAGGCCGCGAACGACCTCCTCACCGCCACCGGCCTCGACCCCCGCCACCCCGAGGCGCGCGCGCTGGCCGAGCAGGCGCGCCGCCGGGCCGGCGCCGAGCACGCCCGCGAGCTGTACGACCAGGGGCTGGCGGCCGACGCGGTGGGGCGTCCCGGCGCCGGCCTGGCCGCGCTCCGCGAGGCGGCGGCGCTCGACCCCGGCACGCCGCGCTACGCCATCGCCGCCTCGCGGGCGGCGCTGGCCGCGGGCCAGCCGGCCGAGGCGCGGGCGCTGGCCGAGCAGGCGGCGCGTGTGGGGCCGCGCGACGCGCGCGCGTTCGAGGCGCTGGGCGCCGCGCTGCACGCCGCCGGCGAGCCGCGCGAGGCGCGGCGCGCGCTGGAGCGGGCGCTCGAGCTCGACCCGGAGCTCGAGGGAGCGCGCGCGCTCATGAAGAAGCTGCGCTGGAGCTTCCTCGGATGA